A region of Ferruginibacter albus DNA encodes the following proteins:
- a CDS encoding CTP synthase: MSKYIFVTGGVTSSLGKGIIAASLAKLLQARGLSVTIQKLDPYINVDPGTLNPYEHGECFVTEDGAETDLDLGHYERFLNIHTSQANNVTTGRIYQTVINKEREGAYLGKTVQVIPHITDEIKRRMLLLGEEGKYDIVITEIGGTVGDIESLPFIEAVRQLQWEMPDEDCLVVHLTLIPYLKAAKELKTKPTQHSVKLMSENGVHPDIIVCRTERPLTTDLRKKIAQFCNVKLDSVIEAMDASTIYEVPLKMLQEGLDITVLKKLHINGYAAPELTKWKAFLDKLKYPSGKVTIGLIGKYIELQDAYKSILESFVHAGAMNECKVQIVNVHSEFIDKTNVAEKLSGLDGLLVAPGFGYRGVDGKIIAVQHARENKLPFFGICLGMQMAAIEFARNVLNLEGAHSTEMQPDTKYPVIDLMEDQKKVTAKGGTMRLGAYPCAIKEDSLAYKIYGQSPISERHRHRWEFNNAYLEKYEAAGMMASGKNPATGLVEIIELKDHPFFIGVQYHPELKSTVENPQPIFVNFIKAAKEFAESKNAIKSTALQSEAI, encoded by the coding sequence ATGTCAAAGTATATTTTTGTTACAGGAGGTGTTACATCATCGTTAGGAAAAGGAATTATAGCCGCATCATTGGCCAAATTATTACAAGCAAGAGGATTAAGTGTGACAATTCAAAAATTGGACCCATATATTAATGTTGATCCGGGTACATTAAATCCATACGAGCATGGTGAATGTTTTGTTACGGAAGATGGCGCTGAAACAGATCTAGATCTGGGGCACTACGAACGCTTCCTTAATATTCATACTTCGCAAGCCAACAACGTTACTACAGGAAGAATTTATCAAACAGTAATTAATAAAGAAAGAGAAGGAGCTTATTTAGGAAAAACCGTTCAGGTAATCCCGCACATAACGGATGAGATCAAACGCAGGATGCTGTTATTGGGAGAAGAAGGAAAATATGACATTGTAATTACCGAGATCGGCGGCACCGTTGGCGATATTGAAAGCTTGCCTTTTATTGAAGCCGTTCGTCAATTGCAATGGGAAATGCCGGATGAAGATTGTTTAGTAGTGCATTTAACATTGATACCTTATTTAAAAGCAGCCAAAGAGCTAAAAACAAAGCCTACGCAACATAGCGTGAAGCTGATGAGTGAAAATGGCGTGCATCCTGACATTATTGTTTGCAGAACAGAAAGACCTTTAACTACAGATTTAAGAAAGAAAATTGCACAGTTCTGTAATGTAAAATTAGATTCGGTTATTGAAGCAATGGATGCTTCTACTATTTATGAGGTGCCATTAAAAATGTTACAGGAAGGGTTGGATATAACTGTATTGAAAAAATTACATATTAACGGTTATGCAGCTCCTGAGCTAACAAAATGGAAAGCATTTTTGGATAAACTAAAATATCCATCCGGTAAAGTAACCATTGGGTTGATTGGAAAATATATTGAGTTACAGGATGCTTATAAATCTATATTAGAATCCTTTGTTCATGCAGGCGCTATGAATGAATGTAAGGTACAAATAGTGAATGTGCACAGTGAATTTATTGATAAAACAAATGTTGCAGAAAAACTAAGCGGGTTGGACGGCTTATTAGTAGCACCTGGCTTTGGTTATCGTGGTGTGGATGGAAAAATAATTGCGGTGCAACACGCCCGTGAAAATAAATTGCCCTTCTTTGGTATTTGTTTGGGTATGCAAATGGCAGCCATTGAATTTGCACGTAACGTATTAAACTTAGAAGGTGCTCACTCAACGGAGATGCAGCCGGATACCAAATACCCTGTAATAGACCTGATGGAAGATCAAAAAAAGGTAACTGCCAAGGGGGGCACCATGCGTTTGGGAGCTTATCCATGCGCCATAAAAGAAGATAGTCTTGCCTACAAGATTTATGGGCAATCGCCTATCAGCGAGCGTCATCGCCATCGTTGGGAATTTAATAATGCCTATTTGGAAAAATATGAAGCGGCTGGTATGATGGCAAGTGGTAAAAACCCGGCAACCGGGTTGGTAGAAATTATCGAATTAAAAGATCATCCTTTTTTCATAGGTGTTCAGTATCATCCTGAATTAAAAAGCACTGTAGAAAATCCTCAACCGATATTCGTTAACTTTATTAAAGCAGCCAAAGAATTTGCAGAAAGCAAAAATGCCATAAAAAGCACGGCTCTTCAAAGTGAAGCAATTTAA
- a CDS encoding citrate (Si)-synthase, eukaryotic: MVGLKEQFKETADKVNSEIKALLKEHGSKKIGEVTLSQVYQGMRGITGLVTETSLLDAQEGIRFRGYSIPELREKLPKAPQGTEPLPEGLFHLMLMGELPADKDVHELTALWQRRSHVPKHVFDTIEALPVSTHPMTQFVVAIMAMQTESSFAKKYAAGMNKKDYWEATFDDAMDLIARLPRVAAYIYRRKYKDGDDIQPDGLLDWAGNFAHMMGYGEDEGFKELMRLYMTIHADHEGGNVSAHTTHLVGSALSDPYLSFAAGMNGLAGPLHGLANQEVIKWIFEMREQLGVETPSKEQISEYVKKTLSEGKVVPGYGHAVLRKTDPRFTAQMEFGKKHLADDPLVQTVWNIYETVPPILQSLGKIKNPWPNVDAHSGALLVHYGMVEYEFYTVLFGVSRALGVLASLCWDRALGLPLERPKSITTELVKLWLDGKGEIWGD, encoded by the coding sequence ATGGTGGGTCTCAAAGAACAGTTTAAGGAAACAGCAGACAAGGTGAACAGCGAAATAAAAGCGCTGCTGAAAGAACATGGTTCAAAAAAGATTGGAGAGGTTACACTTAGCCAGGTGTACCAGGGCATGCGAGGAATTACCGGTCTGGTTACTGAAACTTCTTTATTAGACGCACAGGAAGGTATACGTTTTCGTGGCTATTCTATTCCTGAATTGAGAGAAAAACTACCAAAAGCACCGCAAGGTACTGAACCTTTACCTGAAGGCTTATTTCATTTAATGTTAATGGGTGAATTGCCTGCCGATAAAGATGTGCATGAATTGACAGCTTTATGGCAACGCCGCAGCCATGTTCCAAAGCACGTATTTGATACTATAGAAGCATTACCGGTGAGCACGCACCCAATGACACAATTTGTGGTAGCCATCATGGCAATGCAAACCGAAAGCTCTTTTGCAAAAAAGTACGCTGCAGGTATGAATAAAAAAGATTATTGGGAAGCTACGTTTGACGATGCTATGGATCTGATCGCACGTTTACCGAGAGTAGCTGCGTATATCTATCGCCGTAAGTATAAAGATGGAGATGATATTCAACCCGATGGATTATTAGATTGGGCAGGAAATTTTGCACACATGATGGGTTATGGAGAAGATGAAGGTTTTAAAGAATTGATGCGGTTGTACATGACCATCCATGCAGATCATGAAGGTGGTAACGTTTCTGCACATACTACGCACTTAGTAGGTTCTGCACTAAGCGATCCATATCTTTCTTTTGCTGCGGGTATGAATGGCTTGGCTGGTCCATTACATGGCTTGGCAAACCAGGAAGTTATTAAGTGGATATTTGAAATGAGAGAACAATTGGGCGTTGAAACTCCAAGCAAAGAACAAATTTCAGAATACGTAAAGAAGACATTAAGCGAAGGAAAAGTTGTTCCGGGTTATGGACACGCTGTACTGCGTAAAACAGATCCGCGTTTTACTGCCCAAATGGAGTTTGGTAAAAAACATTTGGCTGATGATCCATTAGTACAAACTGTTTGGAATATTTACGAAACTGTTCCTCCTATTTTACAATCATTAGGTAAGATCAAAAATCCTTGGCCGAATGTGGATGCACATAGCGGTGCGTTATTGGTTCACTATGGAATGGTAGAATATGAATTCTATACAGTATTATTTGGTGTATCAAGAGCATTGGGGGTATTAGCAAGTCTTTGTTGGGACAGAGCTTTAGGTTTACCGTTAGAACGTCCTAAATCTATCACAACTGAATTAGTGAAATTGTGGTTAGACGGTAAAGGAGAGATCTGGGGAGATTAA